A genomic segment from Syngnathus scovelli strain Florida chromosome 3, RoL_Ssco_1.2, whole genome shotgun sequence encodes:
- the mrpl40 gene encoding large ribosomal subunit protein mL40, with amino-acid sequence MTAAITRCIGRILSRKTAAMTGLAENGGIHSPWFTAAMTLRTSAPLNAEPKKKKKVDPRREAQMRERLKKRLKKLEKVPPELIPIEDLITPAKCLDETRVRSAPKLSFEESEDRALLLKEWSRYKHKQHLAEMDAIELALKAQKEALDELKAESEELYQAALKPDPLLFPFSHEGPSSTPPISSYEAPDGKYTDVTKVYTQ; translated from the exons atgactgcGGCTATAACTCGCTGTATCGGTAGGATTTTATCTCGGAAGACCGCTGCGATGAC TGGTCTGGCAGAAAATGGTGGCATTCACAGTCCTTGGTTTACTGCAGCGATGACACTAAGGACGTCTGCTCCGCTCAA tgcggagcccaaaaagaagaagaaagtggATCCCAGAAGAGAGGCGCAGATGAGGGAAAGGCTAAAGAAGAGGTTGAAAAAGTTGGAGAAGGTTCCGCCAGAGCTGATCCCAATCGAGGACTTAATCACTCCAGCCAAATGTTTGGATGAGACCAG GGTCCGCTCCGCTCCCAAGCTGTCATTTGAAGAAAGTGAAGACCGAGCTCTGTTGCTGAAGGAGTGGTCCCGATACAAACAT aagcaGCACTTGGCTGAGATGGACGCCATCGAGCTTGCCCTCAAAGCCCAGAAGGAGGCACTGGATGAGCTTAAGGCAGAATCAGAAGAGCTTTACCAGGCAGCGCTGAAACCAGACCCCCTCTTGTTCCCTTTCTCCCACGAGGGCCCCTCTTCCACCCCACCAATCAGCAGTTATGAAGCGCCCGATGGGAAGTACACCGACGTCACAAAAGTCTACACGCAGTGA
- the ufd1l gene encoding ubiquitin recognition factor in ER-associated degradation protein 1 isoform X2: MNRFSTQYRCYSVSMLAGPNDRSDVEKGGKIIMPPSALDQLSRLNITYPMLFKLTNKNSDRMTHCGVLEFVADEGICYLPHWMMQNLLLEEGGLVQVESVNLMVATYSKFQPQSPDFLDITNPKAVLENALRNFACLTTGDVIAINYNEKIYELRVMETKPDKAVSIIECDMNVDFDAPLGYKEPERRPHHQEEPTEEDADPSTYADMDTRFRAFTGSGNRLDGKTKGIEPSPAPLGPSDIIRGIPNYEFKVGRITFIRNSRPLPRRMPDDDDAMNRFIAFSGEGQSLRKKGRKP; the protein is encoded by the exons ATG AACCGCTTTTCCACTCAGTACCGATGCTATTCTGTGTCGATGCTGGCGGGTCCCAACGACCGCTCCGACGTGGAAAAGGGAGGAAAAA TCATAATGCCACCTTCAGCGCTTGACCAGCTCA GCAGACTTAACATCACCTACCCAATGCTCTTCAAGCTGACCAACAAGAACTCAGACCGAATGACACATTGTGGTGTTCTTGAATTTGTGGCAGATGAGGGAATTTGCTATCTTCCACACTGG ATGATGCAGAATCTGCTGCTGGAGGAAGGCGGTCTGGTCCAGGTTGAGAGTGTTAACCTCATGGTGGCTACCTACTCCAAGTTCCAGCCGCAGAGTCCGGACTTTTTGGATATTACAAACCCCAAAGCAGT CCTGGAGAATGCTTTGAGGAACTTTGCGTGCCTGACCACGGGTGATGTCATAGCCATCAACTATAATGAAAAG atttatgaGCTGCGTGTGATGGAGACCAAGCCAGACAAAGCAGTATCCATCATTGAGTGTGACATGAAT GTGGATTTTGATGCGCCGCTTGGTTACAAAGAGCCCGAACGCAGGCCTCATCACCAAGAAGAACCGACT GAGGAGGACGCAGATCCAAGCACTTATGCCGATATGGATACACGATTCCGA GCCTTCACTGGTTCTGGCAACCGTTTGGATGGTAAAACCAAAGGGATCGAGCCCAGCCCTGCTCCGCTGGGCCCCAGCGACATTATCAG AGGTATCCCCAACTACGAGTTTAAAGTCGGCCGGATCACGTTCATTCGAAACTCAAGGCCACTGCCGAGAAGAATGCCTGACGAT GATGACGCCATGAACAGATTCATCGCCTTCTCCGGAGAAGGACAATCATTACGCAAGAAGGGCAGAAAGCCATGA
- the ufd1l gene encoding ubiquitin recognition factor in ER-associated degradation protein 1 isoform X1: MFSFHLFDHPMSRGFQNRFSTQYRCYSVSMLAGPNDRSDVEKGGKIIMPPSALDQLSRLNITYPMLFKLTNKNSDRMTHCGVLEFVADEGICYLPHWMMQNLLLEEGGLVQVESVNLMVATYSKFQPQSPDFLDITNPKAVLENALRNFACLTTGDVIAINYNEKIYELRVMETKPDKAVSIIECDMNVDFDAPLGYKEPERRPHHQEEPTEEDADPSTYADMDTRFRAFTGSGNRLDGKTKGIEPSPAPLGPSDIIRGIPNYEFKVGRITFIRNSRPLPRRMPDDDDAMNRFIAFSGEGQSLRKKGRKP, from the exons ATG TTTTCCTTCCACCTCTTTGACCACCCGATGTCCCGTGGCTTCCAGAACCGCTTTTCCACTCAGTACCGATGCTATTCTGTGTCGATGCTGGCGGGTCCCAACGACCGCTCCGACGTGGAAAAGGGAGGAAAAA TCATAATGCCACCTTCAGCGCTTGACCAGCTCA GCAGACTTAACATCACCTACCCAATGCTCTTCAAGCTGACCAACAAGAACTCAGACCGAATGACACATTGTGGTGTTCTTGAATTTGTGGCAGATGAGGGAATTTGCTATCTTCCACACTGG ATGATGCAGAATCTGCTGCTGGAGGAAGGCGGTCTGGTCCAGGTTGAGAGTGTTAACCTCATGGTGGCTACCTACTCCAAGTTCCAGCCGCAGAGTCCGGACTTTTTGGATATTACAAACCCCAAAGCAGT CCTGGAGAATGCTTTGAGGAACTTTGCGTGCCTGACCACGGGTGATGTCATAGCCATCAACTATAATGAAAAG atttatgaGCTGCGTGTGATGGAGACCAAGCCAGACAAAGCAGTATCCATCATTGAGTGTGACATGAAT GTGGATTTTGATGCGCCGCTTGGTTACAAAGAGCCCGAACGCAGGCCTCATCACCAAGAAGAACCGACT GAGGAGGACGCAGATCCAAGCACTTATGCCGATATGGATACACGATTCCGA GCCTTCACTGGTTCTGGCAACCGTTTGGATGGTAAAACCAAAGGGATCGAGCCCAGCCCTGCTCCGCTGGGCCCCAGCGACATTATCAG AGGTATCCCCAACTACGAGTTTAAAGTCGGCCGGATCACGTTCATTCGAAACTCAAGGCCACTGCCGAGAAGAATGCCTGACGAT GATGACGCCATGAACAGATTCATCGCCTTCTCCGGAGAAGGACAATCATTACGCAAGAAGGGCAGAAAGCCATGA